Proteins encoded by one window of Chryseobacterium foetidum:
- a CDS encoding D-2-hydroxyacid dehydrogenase encodes MKVLANDGLDQSGIDALTAKGFEVITTKVPQEFLLDYINEHKIRTVLVRSATQVRKDIIDNCPSLEIIGRGGVGMDNIDVDYAREKGIHVINTPSASSESVAELVFAHLFSGARFLQDSNRKMPLVGDTEFASLKKAYAAGIELKGKTIGIVGMGRIGQEVAKIALGLGMRVIAADNMVGKASIKVTFYNNQFINVEIETEPLIEVLKHADFITLHVPAQKEGFMIGKSEFDLMKDGVAIVNCSRGGVIDETALIEALDSGKVRFAGLDVFINEPTPSKEIITHSKISVTPHTGASTLEAQDRIGLSLAEQITSILQIQ; translated from the coding sequence ATGAAAGTTTTAGCAAACGACGGTTTAGACCAGTCCGGAATTGATGCATTAACAGCAAAAGGCTTTGAAGTGATTACCACAAAAGTTCCTCAGGAATTTCTTCTGGATTATATCAACGAGCACAAAATCCGTACGGTTTTGGTAAGAAGTGCAACACAGGTGAGAAAAGATATTATTGATAACTGTCCGTCACTGGAAATCATCGGTAGAGGTGGAGTAGGAATGGATAATATCGATGTAGACTATGCGAGAGAAAAAGGAATTCATGTGATCAACACGCCTTCTGCATCATCAGAATCTGTGGCTGAACTGGTTTTTGCCCACTTATTTTCGGGAGCAAGATTTTTGCAGGATTCCAACAGAAAAATGCCTTTGGTAGGAGATACTGAGTTTGCTTCACTGAAAAAAGCATACGCTGCAGGTATAGAATTAAAAGGAAAGACCATCGGAATTGTCGGGATGGGAAGAATCGGTCAGGAAGTGGCAAAAATCGCTTTAGGACTTGGAATGAGAGTGATCGCTGCCGATAATATGGTGGGAAAAGCGAGCATTAAAGTAACTTTTTACAACAACCAGTTCATCAATGTTGAAATTGAAACTGAACCATTAATTGAAGTTCTGAAACATGCAGATTTTATCACGCTTCACGTTCCGGCTCAGAAAGAAGGATTTATGATTGGAAAATCTGAGTTTGATCTGATGAAAGACGGTGTTGCGATCGTGAATTGCTCAAGAGGCGGTGTGATCGACGAAACCGCTTTGATTGAAGCTTTAGATTCAGGAAAAGTGAGATTTGCAGGTTTGGATGTTTTCATTAACGAGCCAACGCCTTCAAAAGAAATTATTACACATTCTAAAATTTCTGTAACACCTCACACAGGTGCTTCAACGCTCGAAGCTCAGGATAGAATTGGCCTTTCTCTGGCAGAGCAGATTACAAGTATTTTACAGATTCAGTAA
- the rny gene encoding ribonuclease Y, which translates to MTTTAIIISVICLIVGAVAGMLFSKSSLNTKAKFIIDDAKKNADNLLEKASLQAESIKKDKHLQAKEKFLELKSQHDADIQTREKKMQEAEKRTKDKENKLNDELSKAGKLEKDLDRQIADYAKKNEIIEKKQQDLDTATARKIEMLEKISNYTADEAKAELVETLKAEAKTRAQAHVQGIMEEAQLNAKSEARKIVIQTIQRIGTEQAIENSVSVFNIESDEVKGRIIGREGRNIRALEAMTGVEIIVDDTPEAILLSCFDPVRREIARLSLHRLVTDGRIHPARIEEVVEKTKKMIEEEIIEVGKRTIIDLGIHGLHPELVKIVGRMKYRSSYGQNLLQHSREVANIAATMAAELGLNVKMAKRAGLLHDIGKVPEQESELPHALLGMQWAEKYGENPEVVNAIGAHHDEVEMTSLLSPIIQVADAISGARPGARRQVLESYIQRLKDLEAAALSFEGVSSAYAIQAGRELRVMVESGRVNDEQSAQLSYDISEKIQNELTYPGQVRVTVIRETRAVNIAR; encoded by the coding sequence ATGACAACAACCGCTATTATAATAAGCGTTATTTGCCTGATAGTCGGTGCAGTGGCAGGAATGTTATTTTCCAAAAGCTCACTTAATACCAAAGCAAAATTCATCATCGATGATGCCAAGAAAAATGCAGATAATCTTCTTGAAAAAGCCAGTTTACAGGCAGAATCTATAAAAAAAGATAAACATCTACAGGCAAAAGAAAAGTTTTTAGAATTAAAATCTCAGCATGACGCAGACATTCAGACACGTGAAAAGAAAATGCAGGAAGCTGAAAAACGCACCAAAGACAAAGAAAACAAACTCAATGACGAGCTCAGCAAAGCAGGAAAATTAGAAAAAGATCTGGACAGACAGATTGCTGATTACGCCAAAAAGAATGAAATCATTGAAAAGAAACAACAGGATCTCGACACTGCAACAGCCAGGAAAATTGAGATGCTTGAAAAAATTTCAAACTATACTGCTGATGAAGCCAAAGCTGAATTGGTAGAAACTTTAAAAGCAGAAGCAAAAACCAGAGCTCAGGCACACGTTCAGGGCATTATGGAAGAAGCTCAGCTGAATGCAAAAAGTGAGGCGAGAAAAATTGTTATCCAGACTATTCAGAGAATTGGGACGGAGCAGGCGATAGAAAATTCAGTATCTGTTTTCAATATCGAATCTGATGAAGTAAAAGGTAGAATTATCGGTAGAGAAGGTAGAAACATCCGTGCATTGGAAGCGATGACCGGTGTTGAAATCATCGTTGATGATACTCCGGAAGCTATTCTTCTTTCATGTTTTGACCCAGTAAGAAGAGAAATCGCAAGACTTTCCCTACACAGACTGGTAACAGACGGTAGAATTCACCCGGCAAGAATCGAGGAAGTAGTAGAAAAAACCAAAAAGATGATCGAAGAAGAAATCATTGAAGTAGGTAAAAGAACCATTATTGATTTAGGAATTCACGGTTTACACCCTGAATTGGTAAAAATCGTTGGTAGAATGAAATACCGTTCGTCTTACGGACAAAACCTTCTTCAGCACTCAAGAGAAGTAGCGAACATCGCTGCAACGATGGCTGCAGAATTAGGCTTAAATGTAAAAATGGCGAAAAGAGCCGGACTTCTTCACGATATCGGAAAAGTTCCTGAGCAGGAATCTGAACTTCCTCACGCACTTTTAGGTATGCAGTGGGCTGAAAAATACGGAGAAAATCCAGAAGTGGTAAATGCAATTGGAGCTCACCACGACGAGGTGGAAATGACTTCATTGTTATCACCAATCATTCAGGTTGCCGATGCAATTTCAGGAGCAAGACCGGGAGCAAGACGTCAGGTTTTGGAATCTTATATCCAAAGACTGAAAGATCTCGAAGCAGCAGCTTTAAGTTTTGAAGGAGTTTCTTCAGCGTACGCCATTCAGGCAGGTAGAGAACTGAGAGTAATGGTAGAAAGCGGAAGAGTGAACGACGAGCAATCTGCACAGCTTTCTTACGACATCTCAGAGAAAATTCAGAATGAATTGACCTATCCTGGGCAAGTGAGAGTAACAGTAATCAGAGAGACAAGAGCTGTAAATATCGCAAGATAA
- the ubiE gene encoding bifunctional demethylmenaquinone methyltransferase/2-methoxy-6-polyprenyl-1,4-benzoquinol methylase UbiE: protein MTKDINNVTPYNSEATKKSQVEDMFDNIAPKYDLLNHVLSMKIDVLWRNTLVNWMKKDAPQEVLDVATGTGDLAIAVEKGTQAKVVGLDLSQQMLNVGVIKIKKLKLDGKISMQKGDAENLPFEDNRFDAVSVAFGVRNFENLNKGLSELRRVVKENKSIYILEFSKVEGFLGPFYMFYFKNILPAIGRLVSKDNRAYTYLPDSVNAFPFGEKMKQILLDTGFKKVEYKKLSLGIATIYKATK, encoded by the coding sequence TTGACAAAAGATATCAATAATGTAACGCCTTACAACTCTGAGGCAACGAAAAAAAGCCAGGTGGAGGATATGTTTGATAATATCGCTCCTAAATATGATCTTTTAAATCACGTTCTCTCAATGAAAATTGATGTGCTTTGGAGAAATACTCTGGTCAACTGGATGAAAAAAGATGCTCCACAGGAAGTTCTGGATGTAGCTACCGGAACAGGCGATCTTGCAATCGCAGTTGAAAAAGGTACGCAGGCAAAAGTAGTAGGTTTAGATTTATCGCAACAAATGTTAAATGTTGGCGTTATTAAAATAAAAAAACTTAAATTAGACGGCAAAATTTCCATGCAGAAAGGAGATGCTGAGAACCTTCCTTTTGAGGATAACAGGTTTGATGCAGTGTCGGTTGCGTTTGGTGTAAGAAATTTTGAAAACCTGAATAAAGGTTTGTCTGAGCTGAGAAGAGTGGTGAAAGAAAACAAAAGTATTTACATACTTGAATTTTCTAAGGTGGAAGGTTTTTTAGGACCGTTTTATATGTTTTATTTCAAAAACATTTTACCTGCAATCGGCAGGCTGGTTTCTAAAGACAACAGAGCTTACACCTACCTTCCAGATTCTGTGAATGCTTTCCCGTTTGGGGAAAAGATGAAGCAGATTCTTTTAGATACAGGATTTAAAAAAGTTGAATATAAAAAACTAAGTTTAGGTATAGCCACAATTTATAAAGCAACAAAGTAA
- a CDS encoding 3-oxoacyl-ACP synthase III family protein, which produces MPNTIIIGSGSYLPNRIVGRDFFLNSEFYAEDGQKIDKPAEETISKFVEITEIENRRFIEDDLSNSKIGYEAAKKAIEDAKIDPETLDYIIYASNFGEVTVHGYSDFMPNMAARVKNQLGIKNRKCITYDMMFGCPGWVEAMILADHFIKAGVAKNILVIGGETLSRVTDPHDRNRMIFADGAGAVVVTATEQENVGIIAHNTICDNGPELNYLANGPSINKDAEQSRLYVRMQGRKIYEYALKNVPAAIKETIEDANLSIEDIDKILIHQANAKMDYAMIERLHKLYDIKEYNHSISPMTIQEFGNSSVATIPTMFDLIVKGKMEGHSFQEKGNIVMTSVGAGMNINAIVYRFP; this is translated from the coding sequence ATGCCTAATACGATCATCATTGGCTCAGGATCTTATCTACCAAACAGAATTGTAGGACGAGATTTTTTCTTAAATTCTGAATTTTATGCCGAAGACGGCCAGAAAATCGACAAGCCAGCCGAAGAAACCATTTCAAAATTTGTAGAAATCACAGAAATTGAAAACCGAAGGTTTATAGAAGATGATCTTTCCAACTCAAAAATTGGTTACGAAGCAGCTAAAAAAGCAATTGAAGATGCAAAAATTGACCCCGAAACTCTTGACTATATTATTTATGCAAGTAATTTTGGTGAAGTTACAGTACACGGTTATTCAGACTTTATGCCAAATATGGCTGCAAGAGTGAAAAACCAGCTGGGCATTAAAAACAGAAAATGCATCACTTACGATATGATGTTCGGCTGCCCAGGATGGGTTGAAGCTATGATTTTAGCAGATCATTTTATTAAAGCAGGTGTTGCTAAAAATATTCTTGTTATCGGTGGTGAAACTTTAAGCAGAGTTACCGATCCGCACGACAGAAACAGAATGATTTTCGCAGACGGAGCCGGTGCAGTAGTTGTAACAGCTACAGAGCAGGAAAATGTAGGAATTATTGCCCACAATACCATCTGTGACAACGGTCCTGAATTAAATTATCTTGCCAACGGACCTTCCATCAACAAAGATGCAGAGCAAAGCAGACTTTACGTGAGAATGCAGGGAAGAAAAATTTACGAATATGCCCTAAAGAACGTTCCCGCAGCAATAAAAGAAACGATTGAAGACGCTAATCTTTCTATTGAAGATATCGACAAGATTCTAATTCATCAGGCGAATGCAAAAATGGATTATGCCATGATCGAAAGACTTCACAAATTATATGACATAAAGGAATACAACCACTCTATTTCTCCGATGACCATTCAGGAGTTTGGAAATTCGTCTGTCGCAACAATTCCTACCATGTTTGATCTAATAGTTAAAGGAAAAATGGAGGGTCATTCGTTTCAGGAAAAAGGTAACATTGTGATGACTTCGGTAGGTGCCGGGATGAACATCAATGCTATCGTTTACAGATTCCCTTAA
- a CDS encoding acyl-CoA thioesterase, giving the protein MENKPVTFQFISEPSDVNYGGNVHGGSVMKWIDQAGYACATTWSGNYSVTVYVGGIRFYEPIKIGEIVKVEAQVIYTGSSSMHISINVFSRNLKQPTFDKKTHCIIVFVAVDENGKKLPVPRWIPETDEEKQQEKYAKRLMELRTQIEDEMKPFL; this is encoded by the coding sequence ATGGAGAATAAACCAGTGACTTTTCAGTTTATTTCTGAACCATCAGACGTCAATTACGGAGGAAATGTACACGGAGGAAGTGTAATGAAGTGGATCGATCAGGCTGGATATGCCTGCGCAACAACATGGAGCGGAAATTACTCTGTAACCGTATATGTCGGCGGGATCCGCTTTTATGAACCTATCAAGATTGGTGAAATTGTAAAGGTCGAGGCTCAGGTCATTTACACCGGTTCGTCAAGCATGCATATTTCAATCAATGTTTTTTCAAGGAATTTAAAGCAACCCACTTTCGATAAGAAAACACACTGCATCATTGTGTTTGTGGCCGTTGACGAAAACGGCAAAAAACTTCCCGTTCCTCGATGGATTCCCGAAACAGACGAGGAAAAGCAACAGGAAAAATACGCAAAACGCCTGATGGAACTGAGAACGCAGATTGAAGATGAGATGAAACCTTTCCTTTAA
- the gcvT gene encoding glycine cleavage system aminomethyltransferase GcvT → MKKTALYDKHVSLGAKIVPFAGFDMPVQYSGVTEEHFAVREKAGLFDVSHMGQFFIEGAGAKDLLQFVTTNNVDALENGKAQYSCLPNENGGIVDDLIVYKMEDDKYFVVVNASNIDKDWDHISKYNTFGAKMTNASDEMSLLAVQGPKATEILQKITETNLSEIPYYHFTVGSVAGVSDVIISNTGYTGSGGFEIYFKNDDAEKLWDAIIEAGAEEGIIPCGLAARDTLRLEKGFCLYGMDIDDTTSPIEAGLGWITKFDKDFVSKDTFAKQKEEGVTRKLVGFELTDKGVPRHDYPVVDAEGNVIGKVTSGTQSPMKKIGLGIAYVDKPHFKLGTEIFIQVRNKNIPAKVVKMPFV, encoded by the coding sequence ATGAAAAAAACAGCACTGTACGACAAGCACGTTTCTCTGGGAGCGAAAATAGTACCTTTTGCAGGATTTGATATGCCTGTACAATACTCCGGAGTGACGGAAGAACATTTTGCAGTAAGAGAAAAAGCGGGTTTGTTTGATGTTTCTCACATGGGACAGTTTTTCATCGAAGGTGCAGGTGCAAAAGATCTTTTGCAGTTCGTAACAACCAACAATGTAGACGCCCTTGAAAACGGAAAAGCACAGTACTCTTGCCTTCCTAACGAAAACGGCGGAATCGTAGACGATTTAATCGTTTACAAAATGGAAGACGACAAATATTTTGTAGTTGTAAATGCTTCAAACATCGATAAAGACTGGGATCACATCTCAAAATACAATACTTTCGGGGCAAAAATGACCAATGCTTCAGACGAAATGTCTCTGTTGGCAGTTCAGGGTCCGAAAGCGACCGAAATTCTTCAGAAAATCACAGAAACCAACCTTTCAGAAATTCCTTACTACCATTTTACAGTAGGTTCTGTTGCAGGTGTGAGCGATGTTATTATCTCAAACACTGGTTACACAGGAAGCGGTGGTTTTGAAATTTACTTCAAAAATGATGATGCTGAAAAACTTTGGGATGCCATCATCGAAGCTGGTGCCGAAGAAGGAATTATTCCTTGCGGATTGGCTGCCAGAGACACTTTAAGACTTGAAAAAGGTTTCTGTCTTTACGGAATGGATATCGACGATACAACATCTCCAATCGAAGCCGGATTAGGCTGGATCACAAAATTTGATAAAGATTTTGTTTCTAAAGATACTTTCGCAAAGCAGAAAGAAGAAGGTGTTACCAGAAAATTAGTTGGTTTTGAACTGACAGACAAAGGAGTTCCAAGACACGACTACCCTGTCGTAGACGCAGAAGGAAACGTGATCGGAAAAGTAACTTCAGGAACGCAGTCGCCAATGAAAAAGATCGGTTTGGGAATCGCTTACGTAGACAAGCCTCACTTCAAACTGGGAACTGAAATCTTCATTCAGGTAAGAAACAAAAACATCCCTGCAAAAGTGGTAAAAATGCCATTTGTATAA
- a CDS encoding LNS2 domain-containing protein, with translation MELDYIKHISPILKDGVKNYLIDIDGTITEDVPNEEPERMVTCEPFPDALETVNKWYDEGHQICFFTSRTENLKQITIDWLDKHGFKYHSVLCGKPRGGNYHWIDNHLVRATRYKGKFTDMVEKQVTIEVFKED, from the coding sequence ATGGAGCTAGATTATATTAAGCATATCAGTCCGATTCTGAAAGACGGAGTTAAAAATTATCTGATCGATATCGACGGAACAATTACGGAAGATGTTCCCAACGAAGAGCCGGAAAGAATGGTGACCTGCGAGCCTTTCCCAGATGCACTGGAAACAGTAAACAAATGGTACGATGAAGGTCATCAGATCTGTTTTTTTACTTCAAGAACAGAGAATTTAAAGCAGATTACAATTGATTGGTTAGATAAACACGGCTTCAAATACCACAGCGTTTTGTGCGGTAAACCAAGAGGCGGAAATTACCACTGGATTGACAATCATTTGGTGAGAGCTACAAGATACAAAGGTAAATTTACAGACATGGTGGAGAAACAGGTGACCATCGAAGTTTTTAAAGAAGATTAA
- a CDS encoding cell division protein ZapA gives MDVRRITINIAGRVYPLNVPAAEEETLRKVGKQIENMIKDFEQNFDVRDKQDALAMCALKLGTNAEMVSLANEKNIKSASERLANINQMLGETGK, from the coding sequence ATGGATGTAAGAAGAATAACCATCAACATTGCCGGAAGAGTATATCCGCTGAATGTACCCGCAGCTGAAGAAGAAACACTGAGAAAAGTGGGGAAGCAGATCGAAAATATGATTAAGGATTTTGAACAGAATTTTGACGTAAGAGATAAACAGGATGCGTTAGCTATGTGTGCCTTAAAACTGGGTACCAACGCAGAAATGGTGTCTCTTGCCAACGAAAAAAATATAAAATCTGCCAGCGAAAGATTAGCAAACATTAATCAGATGCTGGGAGAAACCGGGAAATAG
- a CDS encoding FixH family protein — translation MKNNPSLKGLLIALVAFVGAFGIYFFFLAKKNYYVVDNPTPKTFYYKINNKGEGIISAGQTVSIDLEKGKNNIKVYDQNKKLLYDSAFEVNKLRGMINLAHQDYYINEQYYGYNLKKDSLLLALDKTVIDGKMYYGGAKHFNKLYTEDFYYNVDEEYDRLIKNIQKVESRTKIFRKQDYLNYYNEYYKF, via the coding sequence ATGAAAAACAATCCTTCTTTAAAAGGTCTTTTGATTGCATTGGTGGCGTTTGTGGGAGCCTTTGGGATTTATTTCTTCTTTCTTGCCAAGAAAAATTATTACGTGGTAGATAATCCCACTCCCAAAACATTTTACTATAAGATAAATAATAAAGGTGAGGGCATAATCTCTGCCGGACAAACCGTCTCTATCGACCTTGAAAAGGGTAAAAACAATATCAAAGTTTATGATCAGAATAAAAAATTACTTTACGATTCTGCCTTCGAAGTAAATAAACTGAGAGGGATGATAAATCTTGCTCATCAGGATTATTACATCAATGAACAATATTATGGGTACAACCTAAAGAAAGATTCCTTACTTTTGGCACTTGATAAGACTGTGATTGACGGCAAAATGTATTATGGCGGAGCTAAACATTTTAATAAATTGTACACAGAAGATTTTTATTACAATGTAGATGAAGAATATGACAGGCTGATCAAGAACATTCAAAAGGTAGAATCCCGCACTAAGATTTTCAGAAAGCAGGATTATCTCAATTATTATAACGAATATTACAAGTTTTGA
- a CDS encoding sugar phosphate isomerase/epimerase family protein — protein sequence MNRKDFLALSSLGFLGISCGVSKPNPVTKALAIQLYTVRHSISKNLEETFERLAKLGFTDFEIYGYNGTFFGKTAKEFSQILKNNGLKVISSHHRTGMTDKENGTLLNNWEKTLKDLNFIGAKYAVCSYLPEAERSLESYRKLPEVLENAGKISKQNGIQLAYHNHDFEFLKMDEKRNFYDFILENTSSDLVKMELDLYWISKAGLDPLVYFEKYPKRFPLWHVKDMKAGTKDFAEVGSGTIDFERIFKFKEKAGLEHWFVEQDSSDKDIFESIEMSKKYIEENKFFYK from the coding sequence ATGAATCGCAAAGATTTTTTAGCACTTTCATCATTGGGATTTCTCGGAATTTCATGTGGGGTTTCCAAACCAAATCCTGTGACGAAGGCTTTGGCTATACAGTTATACACTGTTCGTCATTCGATTTCAAAAAATTTAGAAGAGACATTTGAGCGGCTTGCAAAACTGGGATTTACTGATTTTGAAATTTATGGTTACAACGGAACTTTTTTCGGAAAAACTGCGAAAGAATTCAGTCAGATCTTAAAAAACAATGGTTTAAAAGTAATCAGTTCTCACCACCGCACAGGAATGACGGATAAAGAAAACGGAACTTTGCTTAACAATTGGGAAAAGACTTTAAAAGATTTGAATTTTATCGGAGCGAAATATGCCGTCTGCTCCTATCTTCCCGAAGCCGAAAGAAGTCTGGAATCTTACCGCAAACTCCCTGAAGTATTAGAAAATGCAGGAAAAATTTCAAAACAAAACGGAATTCAACTCGCCTATCACAACCACGATTTTGAATTTCTGAAAATGGATGAAAAGCGAAATTTCTATGATTTCATTCTGGAAAACACATCTTCAGATCTTGTAAAAATGGAACTCGATTTATACTGGATTTCAAAGGCCGGACTTGATCCTTTGGTCTATTTTGAGAAGTATCCCAAGCGGTTTCCGCTGTGGCATGTGAAAGACATGAAAGCCGGAACAAAAGATTTTGCAGAAGTCGGCAGTGGAACAATTGACTTTGAAAGAATTTTTAAGTTTAAAGAAAAAGCTGGCCTGGAACATTGGTTTGTAGAGCAGGATTCGAGTGATAAAGATATTTTTGAGAGTATTGAGATGAGCAAAAAGTATATTGAAGAAAATAAGTTTTTCTATAAATAA
- a CDS encoding arsenate reductase family protein: MKKVFYLNTCDTCRKIIGQFNLKEWELREIKKEPITKEEIEAMYEHTKSYEALFSKKSTQIKLREIDLKTLTEDDYKELLLDHYTFLKRPVFLTDKEIFVGSEKATVQSVKDYFRAD; encoded by the coding sequence ATGAAAAAAGTATTTTATCTTAATACATGTGACACTTGCAGAAAAATTATAGGACAGTTTAATCTTAAAGAATGGGAACTTAGAGAAATCAAAAAAGAGCCCATCACCAAGGAAGAAATCGAGGCGATGTATGAACATACAAAATCTTACGAAGCTTTGTTCAGCAAAAAATCTACTCAGATCAAACTCAGAGAAATAGATTTAAAAACTTTGACTGAAGATGATTATAAAGAATTACTTCTGGATCATTATACCTTTTTGAAACGTCCGGTTTTCCTTACAGATAAAGAAATTTTTGTAGGCAGCGAAAAAGCGACTGTACAAAGTGTGAAAGATTATTTCAGAGCAGATTAA
- the idi gene encoding isopentenyl-diphosphate Delta-isomerase, producing MEEMVVLVNPEDKVLGLMEKQQAHINGLLHRAFSVFLFNENGEMLLQKRASQKYHSPNQWTNAVCSHPRIDETYLEGANRRLNEELGIETQLSEKFHFIYKADVGNGLWEHELDHVFIGNYNSEFNLNKKEVEDVRYISLQDLDKEISANPEQFTEWFKIILEEYKHHF from the coding sequence ATGGAAGAAATGGTTGTCTTAGTAAATCCCGAAGATAAAGTTTTAGGTTTAATGGAAAAACAGCAGGCTCATATCAATGGTTTGCTGCACCGTGCTTTTTCGGTTTTCTTATTTAACGAAAACGGCGAAATGCTTTTACAGAAGCGGGCTTCACAGAAATACCATTCACCCAATCAATGGACGAATGCCGTTTGTTCGCACCCAAGAATTGACGAAACTTACCTTGAGGGAGCCAACCGCCGATTGAATGAAGAGCTGGGAATTGAAACTCAACTTTCAGAAAAATTTCATTTTATCTACAAGGCAGACGTCGGAAACGGGCTTTGGGAACATGAACTCGACCATGTTTTTATCGGAAACTACAATTCAGAATTTAATTTAAATAAAAAAGAGGTGGAAGATGTTCGTTACATTTCATTACAAGATTTAGACAAAGAAATTTCTGCAAATCCCGAACAGTTCACCGAATGGTTTAAAATTATTCTTGAAGAATATAAACATCATTTTTAA
- the porT gene encoding type IX secretion/gliding motility protein PorT/SprT produces the protein MNKFLLKALVFASVNIAVFADAQFRTRNRMDKLESFDQQKVSWGFYLNGNMMDYHINLNPRYGMDGNRNLVTSKPSYSFGAGLIGKLRINDNLDLRMEPGLQFGQREVVFNTQSNDQYQNGTLTNPPFAPLGLSEKDTHRQIKSTLVDVPVLLELHGDRWYNSRPYIAAGVNYIVNLQSNSDSTEDNLQQVFRSTTHNFAWSAEFGVQFYFNKFKLTPAVRGTFFMNNEMVADNASTPPYWSAAVSTLQTRAVMFVLKFE, from the coding sequence ATGAATAAATTTTTATTAAAAGCACTGGTTTTTGCCTCCGTAAATATCGCAGTTTTTGCAGATGCACAATTCAGAACCCGTAACAGGATGGATAAGTTGGAAAGTTTTGATCAGCAAAAGGTCAGCTGGGGATTCTATCTTAATGGTAACATGATGGATTATCACATCAATCTGAACCCGAGATACGGTATGGATGGTAACAGAAACCTTGTAACATCAAAACCAAGTTACAGCTTTGGTGCCGGGCTTATCGGAAAACTTAGAATCAACGACAATCTTGATCTGAGAATGGAACCGGGGTTACAGTTTGGTCAGAGAGAAGTTGTTTTCAATACACAGTCTAATGATCAGTATCAGAACGGAACTTTAACGAATCCTCCTTTCGCTCCATTGGGTCTTTCTGAAAAAGATACGCACAGACAGATTAAATCTACTTTGGTAGACGTTCCTGTATTATTGGAACTTCACGGTGACAGATGGTACAACTCAAGACCGTACATTGCTGCTGGTGTAAACTACATTGTTAATTTACAGTCTAACTCAGACTCTACGGAAGATAACCTTCAGCAGGTCTTCAGATCTACAACGCATAACTTTGCATGGTCTGCGGAATTTGGAGTTCAGTTCTATTTCAATAAATTTAAATTGACTCCGGCGGTGAGAGGTACATTCTTCATGAACAACGAAATGGTTGCTGATAATGCGTCTACACCTCCTTACTGGTCTGCCGCAGTATCAACACTTCAGACAAGAGCGGTAATGTTTGTTCTTAAATTTGAATAA